A stretch of DNA from Curtobacterium sp. MCBD17_035:
AGAGCTCGAGGTTCGCCTCGGCGTTCTCGAAGCGGATCGGGTTGATCTTGTGCGGCATCGTCGACGACCCGGTGGCACCGGCGACCGGGATCTGCGTGAAGTACCCCATCGAGATGTAGGTCCAGACGTCCGTCGCCAGGTTGTGCAGGATGCGGTTCGCGTGCCGGACCCGGTCGTACAGCTCGGCCTGCCAGTCGTGCGACTCGATCTGCGTGGTGAGCGGGTTCCACACGAGCCCGAGCGACTCGACGAACGCCCGGGAGAGTGCTGGCCAGTCGGCCTCGGGATCGGCGGCCAGGTGCGCGGAGAACGTGCCGGTCGCGCCGGAGAACTTGCCGAGGTACTCGGTGTCCTCGACCTGCGCGAGCACCCGCTCGAGGCGGTGGACGACGACGGCGAGCTCCTTGCCGAGCGTCGTCGGCGTGGCCGGCTGTCCGTGCGTGTGGGCGAGCATGGGGACCGCGCGGAGCTCGACCGCCCGGGTGCGGAGCGCGTCGGTGACGGCTCGGGCGGCGGGCAGCCAGACGTCCTGCACGGTGTCGCGGATGGTGAGCGCGTAGGCCAGGTTGTTGACGTCCTCGCTCGTGCAGGCGAAGTGCGTCAGCTCGGCGATGGCGTCGAGCCCGAGTTCGGACAGCCGGGCGCGGACGAAGTACTCGACGGCCTTGACGTCGTGTCGGGTGGTGGCCTCGAGCCCGGCGAGCTCGTCGATCGCCGCCTGCCCGAAGTCGTCCGCGACGGCGCGCAGCGCTGCTCGGTCGTCGATCGACAGCGGCGACGTCGCGAACATCGCGTGGTCCGTCAGGAACACGAGCCACTCGACCTCGATCCGGACGCGGGCCCGGTTGAGACCCGCCTCGGAGAGGTGTTCCCCCACCGTGTGCACGACCGGGAAGTACCGCCCGTCGAGCGGGCTGATCGGCTGCGGGGGAAGGGGTGTCATGGGGCTCCCTGACGGACTGCCGGTTCGATCTGGTGGAAGAGGGCCCGCGACGCGCGTTCGATGGTCGCGAGGACCCGGTCGAACTCGTGCCGATCCGCGTAGTACGGGTCGGGCACGTCGGCGTGCTGCGGCCAGGCCTCGTCGTACCGCAGCATGAGCGTCACCTTCGCGGCGTCGTCCATCGTGGGGGCCCACGATCGCAGGATGCGCTCGTGGGAGCGGTCGAGTGCGACCACCAGGTCGAACTCCGGGAACCGGTCCGGGTCGAACTGACGGGCGCGATGCCTGGACCCATCGTATCCGCGTGCCGCGAGGGCGGCGATCGTCCGCTCGTCGGCCGGTTCGCCCACGTGCCAGTCGCCCGTGCCGGCGGACGAGACGGCGAAGCGGTCGGCGACCCCGGCCTCCTCGACGATGCGGCGGAAGACGACCTCGGCCATCGGGGACCGGCAGATGTTGCCGCTGCAGACGAAGGAGATGCGGAACGGCGACGAGGTCGGGACGTCGGCGGCCGAGGGCATCTGCACATCATGGCGCACCGTCGGCCACGACGCGAGGGCACCCCCGTCCACCGGACGGTCCGTCGTCGGTCGTGCTCGACCCGCGAGCGGTGTCGAGATACCCTCAGGGCGGGAGGGTCTTGCCCTTCACCTCTGGGTACCGGGTGAAGTGGAACGACCCGGTGTTGTTCCGGAATGTCACCCGTGGGCGAGATAACGGCGATGTACGAAGTTTCGCCGTCGCGTCCGCCTGATCACGCACCTAGCCTCCTCGTACCCAGTCAGGGGTACGTGATGTGGTCATCGGAGCGAACGCGTATGGAAGAGATGCTGACCTCGGTCGGGACGGAACAGGCGGCGGACGTCGCTCGGGCGCGAGGCGGAGGTGGTCGGACACCGCGGCCGGGCTACCCGCGACCGCGCCGGTTCCAGCTGCGTCGGCCGCGGTGGCTCGAGGCGCTCGACGACGCCGCTCGCGCGCAGATCGTGTGCGTCCGTGGTCCGGCCGGGACCGGGAAGACCACCGTGGTGGCCGACTGGGTCGACCGCGAGGTCACCGACGGCGGACGACGCGTCGCGTGGCACGGTGCCCGCGAGACCGACACACGGTGCGGGTTGTGGTGGAGCGTGGTCGCCCAGCTCCGACGGGAAGCGGACGGACCGCAGCCCGAGCACCCCGACCGCGATGACGCGCCGGACGAGGAGGTCGTGGCGGCGTTGCTCACCCGACTCGACGGCGACGAGGTCATCGTGCTCGACGAGTTCGACCGGCTCCGCGACGCCGGGATCGCGGCAGCGGTGGAGGACGACGTCGCCTGGCTGCTCGAACGCACCCGCTGCACGGTCGTGGTCGTGTCGCGGCGCAGCACGGCGTTCGAGGGGAGTGCGGTCGCGGCCCGGTTCGACGTCGAGGTCCTCGACACGTCCGGCCTGCTCTTCACCCAGCAGGAGACCGCGGCGGTCCTGACGCTCCGCGGTGTCGCGTTCGACAGCCCCGCCATCGCGATGGTGCACGAGCGGCTGTCCGGCTGGCCGACCGCGGTGCAACGGCTGACGAACCAGCTCGCGCTCGAACCGCACCGGGTGTGGCACCGCGACGAGCTCGAGCCCGTCGTCCGCCGCATCGCCGTCGAGATCGTCGACGAGTTGACGTCGGGGCTGCGGGGGACGGCGTCGTGGCCGGCGATCGTCACCGGCGCGGTCCTCCCGTTCATGAACAAGGACATGCTCGTCCGCGACGAGGGCGACGCGGCGCAGGTCGCGCAGCTCCTCGACGTGGCGGAACGAGCCGGGCTCGGCGCGTGGACCCGCGTGCGCGGCCGCTCCCGCTTCACGCTCACCCCCGTCGTCAAGCGCGTCCTCACGGAGCAGCTGGCCCTGCAGGAGGACCGTTCCATGCCCGACATCGCGGCCGCCGGAGCGCGTCTGCTCGAGGGGGAGGGCGAGATCCGGGAGGCCGTTGGCCTCGCCGCCGCCGCGCAGGACTGGCCGTACCTGGCCGCGCTGACGCGACAGCACTACGCGGTGCTGTGCCGCGACCACCACGCCGAACTCGTGGCGATCCTCGCCGTCGTGCCGCGTGACCACATGGAGACGGACCCCTGGCTCCTCCACCTGCAGGCGGCCATGCACTTCGCCGACGACGGCGGGCGGACGGCGGTGCCGGCCGCGGCCTTCGCCCGGGCCGACGCCGCGGCGCGCGAGCGGTTGAAGTCCGACGTCGGAGCGGAGAGCGTCCGCGACTCGGTCCTCCGCGTCGCGTCCCTCCGCCGCGCCGGGAGCTTCGGACGGGCCCTCGCGGTCGCCCGGTCCCTGCCGGACCTGCTCACGGCGATGCGCACCACGCCGGCCGCGGGCGTGCGCCTGAGCGCGGACGGCCACATGCAGGTCGGCATCACGCACCTGCACGACGGCAGCCACGAGGAGGCCCTGCAGCACTTCGCGCCGCTCGCCCGCTCGAACGAGGACCCGCACCTGCGCATCCAGGCGATGGGCTACTCCGCCTACCTGCACGTCCTGCGCGGGGACGTCCGGCGTGGTCGGGAACTCGTGACCCTCGCGATGCGCGACGGCAGCTGGTTCCCATGGCGGCACAGCGTGTGGGCGGTCCCCGTCCACGTCGCCGCCGCCCTCGCCGCACTCGAGACCTGGGACCTCCCGACGGTCGACCGGCACATGCGGGTGCTCGACACCCTGCCGTACGACCTCGAGGACTGGCCGCTCGTCGTGCACCTCCGCGCCTTCCGACTGTTGCTCCAGGGCGACGGCCTCGGAGGGTTCGGGGTGATCCGCGACGCCGAGGGCCACTACGGCCGTGACGCCCTGAGCAACCACCACCAGGGCCTCATGCACGTCCTCAAGTCCGACCTGCTGCTGCTCGCGCGGCAGGCGAAGGCCGCGCTCGCCGGCCTCCGCCCGTTCCTCGACGGGCGCGAGAGCGTCGCCGGCGCCCAGGCGCGCGCGCTGCTCCTCGCGGGCAACGCGCCACATGCCCGTCTCTTCGCCGACCGGCTCATGTGGCGGAGCAACCCGAGCCCCCGGACCCGGACCGAGCTCCACGTCGTCCGCGCGGTCGCGTCCTGCCGGCTCGGCGACCTCGACGCCGCGCGGACGTCGCTCGACGAGGCGGCGACGGTGAGCAGCGCGCGGGGCCTGTCCACCCCGTGGTGGCTCGTCCCACGCGACGAACTCGAGGGGTTGTTCGACCAGGTGGCCCCGCACCTCCGGCCGGTGCTCGCGGACGCCCCGTCGGTGTACTCGAGCGACCTCACGGTGCCGCGGCTGACCCGCCGCGAGGGGGTCGTGCTCACGCGGCTCCGGGCACAGGGCTCGATCGAGGACATCGCCACCGACCTGGGGGTGTCGCCGAACACCGTGAAGACGCAGGTGCGGAGCATCTACCGCAAGCTCGGCGTCGGCTCCCGTGCGGAGGCCGTGCGGGTCGCGTACGAGTGGCACCTCATGGGAGCGCCGGAGGGGCAACGGGCCGACGTCTAGGGCCGGGCCACCGTCCCCGCACCAGCGACCGCGCGTGGCCGCGGAACGGCGGCGGGCCCGCGGAACGGCGGCGGGCCCGCCGACCGGAGTCGACGGGCCCGTCCACGGGGAAGCCGTGTCAGCCGCGGTAGTTCGGCGCCTCGACGACCATCTGGACGTCGTGCGGGTGCGACTCCTTGAGCCCCGCCGCGGTGATCCGGACGAACTTGCCGCGGGCCTTGAGCTCGGGCACCGTGCGACCGCCGACGTAGAACATGGACTGCCGGAGGCCGCCCACGAGCTGGTAGACAACGTTGCCGAGGGCGCCGCGGTAGGGCACCTGGCCCTCGATCCCCTCGGGGATGAGCTTGTCGTCCGAGGGGACGTCCGCCTGGAAGTAGCGGTCCTTCGAGTACGAGGTCTTCTTGCCGCGGGTCTGCAGCGCGCCGAGCGACCCCATGCCGCGGTACGTCTTGAACTGCTTGCCGCCCACGAACACGAGGTCCCCGGGGGACTCGTCGCAGCCGGCGAGCAGCGAACCGAGCATGACCGTGTCGGCACCCGCGACGAGCGCCTTGGCGATGTCGCCCGAGTACTGCAGGCCGCCGTCCGCGATCACCGGCACTCCGGCCTCGCGCGCGGCCAGTGAGGCCTCGTACACGGCCGTGACCTGGGGCACCCCCACGCCCGCGACGACGCGCGTCGTGCAGATGGAGCCCGGACCGACGCCGACCTTGACCGCGTCGACACCGGCGTCGATGAGCGCCTGCGCGCCCGCGCGGGTCGCGACGTTGCCGCCGATCACGTCGACCCCCGCGAACGCCGGGTCCGCCTTGAGCCGGCGCACCATGTCGAGGACGCCCTCGCTCTCGCCGTTCGCGGTGTCGACGACGAGCACGTCGACGCCCGCCTCGAGCAGGGCCGTCGCCCGTTGCCAGGCATCGCCGAAGAAGCCGATCGCGGCACCGACGCGCAGGCGGCCCTCGGCGTCCTTCGTGGCGTCCGGGTACTTCTCGCTCTTGTCGAAGTCCTTGACCGTGATGAGCCCGCGGAGCCGGCCGGACGCGTCGACGAGCGGGAGCTTCTCGATCTTGTGCTGGGCGAAGATCGCGACCGCCGCCTCGGGGTCGATGCCCTCGGGCGCGGTGATGAGGGGCGCCTTCGTCATGACGTCGCGGACGAGTGTCGTGCTCTGCTCGAACGGCGCGACGAAGCGCATGTCGCGGTTGGTGATGATGCCGACGAGCGTGCCGTCGGACTCCACGACCGGGAGTCCCGAGACGCGGAACTGCCCGCAGAGTGCGTCGACCTCGGCGACGGTGGCGTCGGGCCGCGTGGTCACCGGGTTCGTGATCATGCCCGACTCGCTCCGCTTGACCTTGTCGACGGCGGCCGCCTGGTCGGCGATCGACAGGTTGCGGTGCAGGATGCCGATCCCGCCCTGGCGGGCCATCGCGATCGCCATGCGCTCCTCGGTCACGGTGTCCATGGCCGCCGACAGGAGCGGCACCGCCACCTCGATCCGCTTGGTGAGGCGCGAGCGGGTCGACGCCTCGCTCGGGATGACGTCGGTGTGCCCGGGGAGCAGCATGACGTCGTCGTAGGTGAGTCCGATGAATCCGAACGGATCCGGCTGGTCCATGGGTCCCTCTCGTCGTTCCGGGCTGGCTGCAGGTGCTCCGGCCACGACGTCGGGTACCGGATGGGACATGGTAACGCGGGCGCGTGGGCCCGCCATTCCCGCAGCCGGGCGCCGTCCGACCGGGTGGGAGGCAGGACCTGAGCGGTCCGCCCGGGTTCGGCTGAGCGGACGCTGGGTCACCACTCGCGCTCCTGTGCATCATCACGGTTCCGTGACGAAGCACGCAGGGAACCTGATGGAAACACAGGTGACACAAACGCTCCGTACTGTCGGCGCAACCGCACGGACCGCCCGATCGGACGGAGGTCGTGCCGGAACCGTCGACGTCCGACGGTCCGAGAGGGAGGCTCAGTGGGTTCCACGACGTCGACGGGCACGGCGCCGCACAGGCCCCGTCCCCGCACCCGGGCGGGCCGGCACCGCCCGGTGGTCCTGCTCCTCGCCGCACTGCTGTCGCTCGCCGCGGTCGTGGGCCTCCAGTGGGCGTCCGCGCCGCGCGCGGTCGCGGCCACGGCGGCGACCTGCACGGTGAGCGACGCGAACGGCTGCATCCAGGGCACGATCCTCGACTCGGACCGCGAGCCGGTCCGGGGAGCGGAGGTCCGGGTCACGGGACCGGGTGGGTTCGCCGAGACCTCCACGACGGAGGACGACGGTCGCTGGTCCGTCCGCATCACGACGTCGGGCCGGTACCGGGTCTCCCTCGACCAGACGACCCTGCCCCAGGGGCAGTACCTGGCCGACGCGCAGCAGGACGCGCGCCCCGTGCAGGCCACGGTCGGGTCGAACGCCGGCACGATCTTCCAGCTGACCACCGTCAAGGGCGCGACGAGCGCGAGCCTCGACGACGGTTCGGGCGTCACCTGGGGTCGGACCTGGCAGCAGCTCGCATCCGGCATCCGCCTCGGGCTGCTCATCGCGCTCGCGTCGGTCGGCCTCTCGCTCATCTACGGCACCACCGGGCTCTCGAGCTTCTCGCACGGCGAGCAGGTCACGCTCGGCGGGCTCCTCGCCTACCTGTTCGCGAACGTCCTGGGGTTCGACATCTGGCTCGCCGGGATCATCGTGGTCGTGCTCTGCGCGGCGACCGGGTACCTGCAGGACGCCGTGATCTGGCGCCCCCTCCGACGGCGGCGGATCAGCCTGACGCAGCTCATGATCGTGACGATCGGACTGTCGATCGCGCTCCAGTACGCGTTCCAGTACTTCTTCGGGGCGGCGACGGTGCGGATCCAGCAGGGCAACCCGCGCACGGTCGACTTCGCCGGCGTGACGCTGACCGTGCAGTCGTACGTCGCGATGGGCATCGCGGTGCTCGTGCTGGTCGGGACCGGCCTGTTCCTCGTCCGGACCCGCCTCGGCCGGGCCACCCGCGCGGTGTCCGACAACCCCGCACTCGCGGCGGCGTCCGGCATCGACGTGGACCGGGTGATCCGGTTCGTGTGGACCCTCGCCGCGGGCCTCGCCGGCCTCTCGGGCGTCATGCTCGGGCTCGTCCTCAACGGGGTGAACTGGCAGACCGGGCTGCAGCTGCTGCTCCTCATGTTCGCGGCGGTCACGCTCGGCGGCCTCGGCACGGCGTACGGCGCGCTCGTCGGCTCGATGGTGATCGGCATCGTCGTGGAACTCACGAACCTCGTGCTGCCCGGCGACTTCAAGTACGCCACCGCGCTCGTCATCCTCATCCTCGTGCTGCTGCTCCGGCCGCAGGGCATCTTCGGACGCGCCGAACGGATCGGTTAGGGAACGGACCATGGACTACCTCGTCAGCCTGCTCACGTCGCTCTCGGCCGAGGCGATCGCGCCCACCACGGCGGCGTTCGCCATCGCCGCGATCGGCCTCAACATCCACTTCGGGCTCACCGGACTGGTCAACATGGGACAGGCCGCGTTCCTGTTGCTCGGCGCGTACGGGTACGCGATCGCGGTCATCCACGGCGTGCCCGTGGGACTGGCGATCGTCATCGCACTGCTCACGGCGATCGTGTTCGCGGTCGTCCTCGGCATCCCGACGCTCCGGTTGCGGGGGGACTACCTCGCGATCGTCACGATCTCGGGCGCCGAGATCATCCGGATGGTGGGGCGTTCCAGCCTCCTGACGACGGTCACGGGCGGGTCGAACGGCCTCACCGGGTCGAGCTACCGCGACTCGTTCAACGCGCTGTCGTTCCTGCCCGAGGGCAGCACGCGGATCCTCTGGTTCGACTTCACGAACAACGGCGTCAACGGCTGGTGGATCCGCATCGTCGGTTGGGGCCTCGTCGCCCTGTTGTCCCTGATGTTGTTCGCGCTCACGCGGAGTCCGTGGGGGCGCGTCCTCAAGGCGATCCGCGAGGACGAGGACGCCGTCCGCTCCCTCGGCAAGAACGTGTACTCGTACAAGATGCAGGCGCTCGTGCTCGGCGGGGTGATCGGTGCGCTCGCCGGCATCGTGTACGTCCTGCCGTCGTCCGTGCAGCCGGACGCGATGGGCCGCTCGATGACCTTCTTCATCTGGACCGCACTCATCCTCGGCGGGGCGGCGACGGTCTTCGGCCCCGTGCTCGGCTCGGTCCTGTTCTTCGTCGTCCGGCTCGCCATCCGCACGCTCGCGAGCGACGTCATCCCGAACTCGATCATGAACACGCAGCAGGCCGAGCAGTTCTCGTACGTCCTCGTCGGGGTCGCGCTCATGCTGCTCATCGTGTTCCGCCCGCAGGGACTCCTCGGGAACAAGAAGGAGCTGACGTTCAGTGTCTGACCCCACGACCGCGGCCGTCGCCCTCCGGGACGTCCCGCACGCGCCCGGTTCCGCCAAGCCCGACCCCGTGCTCCGCGTCGATCGCATCACGCGCCGGTTCGGTGGGATGACGGCGGTGGACGTCGACCACCTCGAGGTGCAGCGCGGCGCGATCACGGCCCTCATCGGACCGAACGGCGCCGGCAAGACCACCTTCTTCAACCTGCTCACGGGCTTCGACAAGCCGAGCTCCGCGCCGCGGGCCCTCGCCCGGCGGCGCCCGGAGGACGCGGCGTGGGAGTTCGACGGCCGTCCGCTCGGCTCGGTCGGCGCGGCCGCGGTGGCCCGCGCCGGCATGGTGCGGACGTTCCAGCTCACGAAGGCGCTGTCCCGGCTCACGGTGCTGCAGAACATGCTGCTCGGCGCCACGGACCAGCCCGGTGAGCGGTTCTTCACGGCCCTCGTCAAGCCGCTGTGGGCCAAGCGGGAGGCCGAGATCACCGAGAAGGCGCGCGAGCTGCTCGCCCGCTTCTCGCTCCTCGACAAGCAGGACGACTACGCCGGGTCGTTGTCCGGTGGGCAGCGGAAGCTGCTCGAGATGGCGCGGGCGCTCATGTCCGATCCGACGATGATCATGCTCGACGAGCCGATGGCGGGCGTGAACCCCGCGCTCACCCAGAGTCTGCTCGGGCACATCCAGGGCCTCCGCGACGACGGCATGACCGTTCTGTTCGTCGAGCACGACATGCACATGGTCCGGCACATCTCGGACTGGGTCGTCGTGATGGCCGAGGGGCGCGTGGTCGCCGAGGGGCCCGCGGCCAGCGTGATGGAGGACCAGGCCGTGATCGACGCCTACCTCGGCGCGCACCACGACACGGACCTCGGTGACGACGCGCTCCTCAGCGACGAGACGCTCGACGAGCTCGAGCAGGAGGTCGCGGCCGAGGACGCCGCCCACGACCAGGACCACCCGGCGCCGCCGACGGCGAGCGATCACATCGGAGGAACCACGCGATGACCGCCACCATCGGGGAGCCCGTGCTGCGGGCCCAGAACGTCGTGGCCGGCTACCTGCCGGGCGTCGACATCCTGAACGGTTGCGACCTCGTGTGCGCGCCGGGGGAGCTCATCGGCATCATCGGCCCGAACGGCGCCGGCAAGTCGACGCTCCTCAAGGCGCTGTTCGGGCTCGTGACGGTCCGGAGCGGCAGCGTGACCCTCGAGGGCGAGGACATCACGAACCACCGGGCCGACAAGCTCGTGCGGGCCGGGATCGGGTTCGTCCCGCAGACGAACAACGTGTTCCCGTCACTGTCGATCCAGGAGAACCTGCAGATGGGGATGTACCTGCGGCCACGGAAGTTCGCCGAACGGCTCGAGGTCGTCTACGACCTGTTCCCCGTCCTCGGCCAGCGACGGGGGCAGCGGGCCGGATCGCTGTCCGGCGGCGAGCGACAGTCGGTGGCCATGGCCCGCGCCCTCATGATGGACCCGAAGGTGCTCCTGCTCGACGAACCGAGCGCCGGGCTGTCGCCGGTGCGGCAGGACGAGACGTTCATCCGCACCCGACGGATCAACAAGGCGGGCGTCTCGATCGTCATGGTCGAGCAGAACGCCCGCCGCTGCCTGCAGATCTGCGACCGGGCGTACGTCCTCGACCAGGGACGCAACGCCTACTCGGGCACCGGCCGTGCGCTCGCGGACGACCCGAAGGTGATCGAGCTGTACCTCGGTACCCTCGCGAAGGACGTCGACGCCGCCGGGTAGGCCGCGCCGACCGCGGGTGCCGCCGTGGGGGCGGCATCCGCCGGGAGGGCCGGACGAGGTCGCGCGAGCGCCGTGCGGTCCTCCCGCCCCCGCACCACGCCCGGGAGGCCCGGACCGCGCCCGCCCCGCTGCTAGCGTCGGGTCCGTGCCCACGTCCGGCCGCCGCCCCGCTCCCGAACACCGCCCCGTCCTCGACGGCGTGGTGTGGGTCGTGTTCGCCCTGCTCTTCGTCGGCGCGGCCCTCGTGCTCAAGGTGTTCGCGGTGCTCGTCGTCGTGCTCCTCGTCCTCGCCGTCGGACTCGGGCTGACGCTCCGGCTGCTCCGCCGCTCGCGTCGGTGACGCGCGCGGCGCACGGTGCCGTGCCTCCCGGCCGTGCCCGACGCGTCGCTCGCGGACCGGTGCGCACCGTCCGGCCGGCCCGTTCCCGGGTCGGCCCGGCCCGCTAGTCTGACCCGGTGACTGAAGTCGAGATCGGGGCCGGCAAGCGCGGACGACGGGCGTACGCCTTCGACGACATCGCGGTGGTGCCCTCGCGGCGCACGCGCGACCCGCGCGACGTGTCCGTGCAGTGGTCGATCGACGCCTTCACCTTCGACGCGCCGATCATCGCAGCGCCCATGGACTCGGTGGTCTCGCCCGCGACCGCGGTGCACATGGGCCGCCTCGGCATGCTCGGTGTCCTCGACCTCGAGGGCCTCTGGACCCGGTACGAGGACCCGGAGCCGTACCTCGCCGAGATCCGCGAGCTCGCCGACGGCGACGTCACGGCCCGCATGCAGCAGATCTACGCCGAGCCGATCAAGCCCGAGCTCGTGACCGCCCGCCTCGCCGAGATCCGCGCCGCGGGCGTGCCGGTCGCCGGCGCGCTGAGCCCGCAGCGTACGCAGGAGCTGTACCAGACCGTCGTGGACGCCGGTGTCGACCTCTTCGTGATCCGGGGCACCACCGTGTCGGCGGAGCACGTGTCCCAGAACCAGGAGCCGCTGAACCTCAAGGAGTTCATCTACGAGCTCGACGTGCCCGTGATCGTGGGCGGCGCGTCGACATACACGGCCGCGTTGCACCTCATGCGGACGGGCGCCGCGGGGGTCCTCGTCGGCTTCGGCGGCGGTGCGGCATCGACGACACGCGCGGCGCTCGGCATCCACGCGCCCATGGCCACCGCGGTGGCGGACGTCGCCGGTGCCCGGCGCGACTACCTCGACGAGTCCGGCGGCCGCTACGTGCACGTCATCGCCGACGGTGGGCTCGACACCTCGGGCGACATCGTCAAGGCGATCGCGGTCGGTGCCGACGCCGTCATGCTCGGCACGGCGCTCGCGCGTGCCACGGACGCCCCGGGCGGCGGCTACCACTGGGGCGCCGAGGCGCACCACCCCGAGCTCCCGCGCGGACGCCGGATGCACGTCGGCTCGATCGCGCCGCTCGAGGACGTCCTCGCCGGCCCGACCCCGACGAGCGAGGGCCGGGCGAACCTGGTCGGCGCACTCCGCCGGTCGATGGCCACCACCGGATACTCCGACGTCAAGGAGTTCCAGCGAGTAGAAGTGGTCGTGGCGCCGTACCACGCCTGACCCGCCCGCTCGGCGGTCGTCCGGAGCCCGGCGCCGCGGGCTGCGTCGCCGGCGTGGCCGACCACGCGGTACGGAGGCGGACATGGCCAGGACGACGGTCTCGAACTCGAACAAGATCGGTCCGGAGGAACGTGCGGCGGCCATCCAGGCCCTGAAGTCACGCGAACTCGACGTGCTCGTCATCGGGGGCGGCATCGTCGGCACGGGGAGCGCGCTCGACGCCGTCACGCGCGGGCTGAGTGTCGGCATCGTCGAGGCCCGGGACTGGGGATCGGGGACCTCCAGCCGCTCGTCGAAGCTCGTGCACGGCGGGATCCGGTACCTGGAGCAGCTCAACTTCGCGCTCGTCCGCGAGGCCCTCATCGAGCGCGGCCTGCTCCTGCAGCGACTCGCCCCACACCTCGTCAAGCCCGTGAAGTTCCTCTACCCGCTCAACCACCGGGTCTGGGAGCGGTTCTACATCGGGATCGGCATGGCGATGTACGACGCGTTCAGCTGGAGTGGCGGGCGACCCCCGGGCGTCCCGCACCACCGGCACCTGTCGAAGCGCCAGGTGATGCGTGCGATCCCGAGCCTCGCGAAG
This window harbors:
- a CDS encoding branched-chain amino acid ABC transporter permease encodes the protein MDYLVSLLTSLSAEAIAPTTAAFAIAAIGLNIHFGLTGLVNMGQAAFLLLGAYGYAIAVIHGVPVGLAIVIALLTAIVFAVVLGIPTLRLRGDYLAIVTISGAEIIRMVGRSSLLTTVTGGSNGLTGSSYRDSFNALSFLPEGSTRILWFDFTNNGVNGWWIRIVGWGLVALLSLMLFALTRSPWGRVLKAIREDEDAVRSLGKNVYSYKMQALVLGGVIGALAGIVYVLPSSVQPDAMGRSMTFFIWTALILGGAATVFGPVLGSVLFFVVRLAIRTLASDVIPNSIMNTQQAEQFSYVLVGVALMLLIVFRPQGLLGNKKELTFSV
- a CDS encoding low molecular weight protein-tyrosine-phosphatase, coding for MPSAADVPTSSPFRISFVCSGNICRSPMAEVVFRRIVEEAGVADRFAVSSAGTGDWHVGEPADERTIAALAARGYDGSRHRARQFDPDRFPEFDLVVALDRSHERILRSWAPTMDDAAKVTLMLRYDEAWPQHADVPDPYYADRHEFDRVLATIERASRALFHQIEPAVRQGAP
- the purB gene encoding adenylosuccinate lyase; its protein translation is MTPLPPQPISPLDGRYFPVVHTVGEHLSEAGLNRARVRIEVEWLVFLTDHAMFATSPLSIDDRAALRAVADDFGQAAIDELAGLEATTRHDVKAVEYFVRARLSELGLDAIAELTHFACTSEDVNNLAYALTIRDTVQDVWLPAARAVTDALRTRAVELRAVPMLAHTHGQPATPTTLGKELAVVVHRLERVLAQVEDTEYLGKFSGATGTFSAHLAADPEADWPALSRAFVESLGLVWNPLTTQIESHDWQAELYDRVRHANRILHNLATDVWTYISMGYFTQIPVAGATGSSTMPHKINPIRFENAEANLELSTAVFSTLSETLVTSRMQRDLTDSTTQRNIGVAFAHSLLALDNLRRGLGEIAVAEGRLAADLDGNWEVLAEAIQTVIRAEVTAGRSEIEDPYALLKELTRGRRVGREDLVAFVNGLDISDGAKARLAALTPATYTGLADELVGFLDS
- a CDS encoding branched-chain amino acid ABC transporter permease — translated: MGSTTSTGTAPHRPRPRTRAGRHRPVVLLLAALLSLAAVVGLQWASAPRAVAATAATCTVSDANGCIQGTILDSDREPVRGAEVRVTGPGGFAETSTTEDDGRWSVRITTSGRYRVSLDQTTLPQGQYLADAQQDARPVQATVGSNAGTIFQLTTVKGATSASLDDGSGVTWGRTWQQLASGIRLGLLIALASVGLSLIYGTTGLSSFSHGEQVTLGGLLAYLFANVLGFDIWLAGIIVVVLCAATGYLQDAVIWRPLRRRRISLTQLMIVTIGLSIALQYAFQYFFGAATVRIQQGNPRTVDFAGVTLTVQSYVAMGIAVLVLVGTGLFLVRTRLGRATRAVSDNPALAAASGIDVDRVIRFVWTLAAGLAGLSGVMLGLVLNGVNWQTGLQLLLLMFAAVTLGGLGTAYGALVGSMVIGIVVELTNLVLPGDFKYATALVILILVLLLRPQGIFGRAERIG
- the guaB gene encoding IMP dehydrogenase, encoding MDQPDPFGFIGLTYDDVMLLPGHTDVIPSEASTRSRLTKRIEVAVPLLSAAMDTVTEERMAIAMARQGGIGILHRNLSIADQAAAVDKVKRSESGMITNPVTTRPDATVAEVDALCGQFRVSGLPVVESDGTLVGIITNRDMRFVAPFEQSTTLVRDVMTKAPLITAPEGIDPEAAVAIFAQHKIEKLPLVDASGRLRGLITVKDFDKSEKYPDATKDAEGRLRVGAAIGFFGDAWQRATALLEAGVDVLVVDTANGESEGVLDMVRRLKADPAFAGVDVIGGNVATRAGAQALIDAGVDAVKVGVGPGSICTTRVVAGVGVPQVTAVYEASLAAREAGVPVIADGGLQYSGDIAKALVAGADTVMLGSLLAGCDESPGDLVFVGGKQFKTYRGMGSLGALQTRGKKTSYSKDRYFQADVPSDDKLIPEGIEGQVPYRGALGNVVYQLVGGLRQSMFYVGGRTVPELKARGKFVRITAAGLKESHPHDVQMVVEAPNYRG
- a CDS encoding LuxR C-terminal-related transcriptional regulator, producing the protein MEEMLTSVGTEQAADVARARGGGGRTPRPGYPRPRRFQLRRPRWLEALDDAARAQIVCVRGPAGTGKTTVVADWVDREVTDGGRRVAWHGARETDTRCGLWWSVVAQLRREADGPQPEHPDRDDAPDEEVVAALLTRLDGDEVIVLDEFDRLRDAGIAAAVEDDVAWLLERTRCTVVVVSRRSTAFEGSAVAARFDVEVLDTSGLLFTQQETAAVLTLRGVAFDSPAIAMVHERLSGWPTAVQRLTNQLALEPHRVWHRDELEPVVRRIAVEIVDELTSGLRGTASWPAIVTGAVLPFMNKDMLVRDEGDAAQVAQLLDVAERAGLGAWTRVRGRSRFTLTPVVKRVLTEQLALQEDRSMPDIAAAGARLLEGEGEIREAVGLAAAAQDWPYLAALTRQHYAVLCRDHHAELVAILAVVPRDHMETDPWLLHLQAAMHFADDGGRTAVPAAAFARADAAARERLKSDVGAESVRDSVLRVASLRRAGSFGRALAVARSLPDLLTAMRTTPAAGVRLSADGHMQVGITHLHDGSHEEALQHFAPLARSNEDPHLRIQAMGYSAYLHVLRGDVRRGRELVTLAMRDGSWFPWRHSVWAVPVHVAAALAALETWDLPTVDRHMRVLDTLPYDLEDWPLVVHLRAFRLLLQGDGLGGFGVIRDAEGHYGRDALSNHHQGLMHVLKSDLLLLARQAKAALAGLRPFLDGRESVAGAQARALLLAGNAPHARLFADRLMWRSNPSPRTRTELHVVRAVASCRLGDLDAARTSLDEAATVSSARGLSTPWWLVPRDELEGLFDQVAPHLRPVLADAPSVYSSDLTVPRLTRREGVVLTRLRAQGSIEDIATDLGVSPNTVKTQVRSIYRKLGVGSRAEAVRVAYEWHLMGAPEGQRADV